A portion of the Bacteroidales bacterium genome contains these proteins:
- a CDS encoding DUF86 domain-containing protein yields the protein MDNEIKTWLYDINSAITEIDGFFEEGKKMFENYKSDLKTKRAVERNLEIIGEAVKRILNGDKGIVLTNARKIIDTRNRIIHGYDTISDDVIWGIIINHLPKLKVEVTKLLDD from the coding sequence ATGGATAATGAAATAAAAACTTGGTTGTATGATATTAATTCAGCAATTACTGAAATTGATGGTTTTTTTGAAGAAGGAAAGAAAATGTTTGAAAATTACAAAAGTGACCTTAAGACAAAACGTGCTGTTGAAAGGAATTTGGAGATAATTGGGGAAGCAGTTAAAAGGATTTTAAACGGAGATAAAGGAATAGTATTGACAAATGCAAGAAAAATAATTGATACGAGAAACAGAATAATTCACGGTTATGATACTATATCAGATGATGTAATTTGGGGAATTATAATTAACCATTTACCAAAATTAAAAGTTGAAGTAACAAAATTATTGGACGATTAA